In Deltaproteobacteria bacterium HGW-Deltaproteobacteria-4, a single genomic region encodes these proteins:
- a CDS encoding DUF1049 domain-containing protein has product MKLTFIAALLVAALAAFFAIQNSQVATVTFLGWYFEAPLVMVLLITFAAGALAAMLIMFPASMKKSLEIKRLKAQIPPPPPPAGSVAGSPASGSRLPGPYE; this is encoded by the coding sequence TGCGGCACTGCTTGTCGCAGCTCTGGCGGCTTTTTTTGCCATACAAAATTCTCAGGTCGCCACAGTGACCTTCCTCGGCTGGTATTTTGAAGCACCGCTGGTGATGGTCCTCTTGATCACCTTTGCGGCCGGCGCTCTGGCGGCAATGCTGATCATGTTCCCGGCTTCGATGAAAAAATCTTTGGAGATCAAGCGTCTCAAGGCGCAGATTCCTCCACCGCCGCCACCGGCAGGAAGCGTGGCTGGAAGCCCGGCGTCTGGCTCGCGCCTACCGGGACCCTATGAATAG